In the Petrotoga sibirica DSM 13575 genome, one interval contains:
- a CDS encoding carbohydrate ABC transporter permease encodes MQKKKWMPFLLLLPALSIMFFLMIFPVFWNLTISMHDVKTTNINDVWPFVGFQNWVKIFQNEYFLQSLKVTLFFVLGSVFFQIFIGFLIARILIERVWGTKFFRVLFILPWLLSATIVGFSWQWMYNDYFGLINGLLMRLGMQPVNWISDPNMALISLLIANIWFGTPFSILFQESSLLTIDRSLYEAAKIDGANPLQSFFNITLPLLAPFLGINLILTSMWSVNLFDLQLVLTGGGPLMSTTTASLYMYKQGFEQGNLSIGAAIGLVLLIINLIVSFLYLGALRGEEA; translated from the coding sequence ATGCAAAAGAAAAAATGGATGCCTTTTTTATTATTACTCCCTGCTTTGAGCATAATGTTCTTTTTAATGATTTTTCCTGTATTTTGGAATCTAACCATATCGATGCATGATGTAAAAACTACTAATATAAATGACGTTTGGCCTTTTGTTGGTTTCCAAAACTGGGTAAAAATTTTTCAAAATGAATATTTCCTACAATCTTTGAAAGTTACACTCTTTTTTGTATTAGGATCAGTATTTTTTCAAATTTTTATAGGCTTTTTAATCGCCAGAATTTTAATTGAAAGAGTTTGGGGGACTAAATTTTTTAGAGTTCTTTTTATACTTCCATGGCTTTTATCCGCTACTATTGTTGGGTTTTCCTGGCAGTGGATGTACAACGATTATTTTGGATTGATAAATGGTCTGCTAATGAGGTTAGGAATGCAGCCTGTAAATTGGATATCAGATCCAAACATGGCCTTGATATCCTTATTGATAGCTAACATATGGTTCGGCACACCGTTTTCTATACTTTTTCAAGAATCCTCGTTGTTGACAATCGATAGAAGTTTGTATGAGGCTGCGAAAATTGATGGTGCTAACCCACTTCAAAGTTTTTTCAATATAACATTGCCTTTGTTGGCACCTTTTTTGGGGATAAATTTGATCCTTACTTCTATGTGGAGTGTAAACCTTTTCGATCTTCAATTGGTATTGACGGGAGGAGGGCCTTTAATGTCCACTACAACGGCATCCTTGTATATGTATAAACAAGGTTTTGAACAAGGTAATCTATCAATTGGTGCGGCAATAGGATTAGTTCTACTTATTATTAATTTGATAGTTTCTTTCCTTTATCTAGGAGCATTGAGAGGTGAGGAGGCATGA